In Plasmodium cynomolgi strain B DNA, scaffold: 0479, whole genome shotgun sequence, the sequence GTAAATCTTCTGATTTTGATCAACTTTGTAATGGAATCGATAGTAATCTAAGTTCTAAACGTAGAGAAATCAAAGAACTTTGCATTAAACTAGTACATAATTTAGATAAATTAAGTCAAGCGGGTGATTCCGAACGTAATAATTACTGCAACTACATACCATATTGGTTATATTAATCAATAAGTGAAATTCATTCTAACAAATCTTCAATGATTGCTGATGTATATATGATGATTACTGTTCccgtt encodes:
- a CDS encoding CYIR protein (putative;~vir-type antigen) — translated: MNFDLKRKKNYIMRTKPLVEEASEAVELHKIHEEVFVSEFGKSSDFDQLCNGIDSNLSSKRREIKELCIKLVHNLDKLSQAGDSERNNYCNYIPYWLY